A region of Chlorogloeopsis sp. ULAP01 DNA encodes the following proteins:
- a CDS encoding RNA-binding protein, with product MSIYISNISYEVEEDDLKRIFEEYGTVKKVQVPTSKKTGKNKGFAVVEMETSAEEISAIQMLRGAKWMGRILKVNRARTELEEVYSCHL from the coding sequence GTGTCAATTTATATAAGTAATATATCTTATGAGGTTGAAGAAGACGACCTCAAGCGTATATTTGAAGAATACGGAACTGTTAAGAAAGTTCAAGTACCTACGAGCAAGAAAACTGGTAAGAACAAAGGATTTGCTGTTGTAGAAATGGAAACATCTGCCGAAGAAATATCGGCAATTCAAATGCTCAGAGGCGCTAAGTGGATGGGTCGTATCCTCAAAGTGAATAGAGCTAGGACTGAATTAGAAGAAGTTTACTCGTGCCATTTATAG